In Silene latifolia isolate original U9 population chromosome X, ASM4854445v1, whole genome shotgun sequence, the following proteins share a genomic window:
- the LOC141623222 gene encoding uncharacterized protein LOC141623222 isoform X1, whose translation MDLLLEKSIKPCSSLSTSFGDGSVSTKAASGQHSNVSQSEESKRVLLQDEVIIRAAGLSDANQVVEMIGESVGSCGVSSADCCRIIKAALECNNTHLALSIFAAMRSSAFDQGVQENGSFVGRWRWARPELSVYTTLVIGLATSLRVSDALKIVDDICRVGLSSVEEVLSSSQSSVVLLFHSMTFRHGVIY comes from the exons ATGGATCTTCTCTTGGAAAAGAGTATAAAACCATGTTCATCATTGTCTACATCTTTCGGAGACGGTTCGGTCTCGACAAAAGCTGCTAGTGGCCAACATAGTAATGTTTCTCAAAGTGAAGAAAGTAAGAGGGTTTTGTTACAAGATGAGGTGATCATTAGGGCTGCAGGCTTAAGTGATGCAAACCAAGTTGTTGAAATGATAGGGGAAAGTGTAGGAAGTTGTGGTGTGAGTAGTGCAGATTGTTGTAGGATAATCAAGGCTGCTCTTGAGTGTAACAATACTCACTTGGCTCTCTCTATCTTTGCTGCTATGCGCTCTTCTGCCTTTGATCAAG GTGTACAGGAGAATGGTAGTTTTGTTGGGAGGTGGAGATGGGCGAGGCCAGAATTAAGCGTGTACACCACATTAGTGATTGGTCTAGCAACTTCATTGAGGGTTTCGGATGCCCTTAAAATAGTTGATGATATATGCCGAGTTGGACTTTCTTCAGTAGAAGAGGTTTTGAGCAGTTCTCAATCTTCAGTAGTACTGTTGTTTCATTCTATGACTTTTAGACACGGTGTAATTTATTAA
- the LOC141623222 gene encoding uncharacterized protein LOC141623222 isoform X2: MDLLLEKSIKPCSSLSTSFGDGSVSTKAASGQHSNVSQSEESKRVLLQDEVIIRAAGLSDANQVVEMIGESVGSCGVSSADCCRIIKAALECNNTHLALSIFAAMRSSAFDQGVQENGSFVGRWRWARPELSVYTTLVIGLATSLRVSDALKIVDDICRVGLSSVEEVPFGSPFPTTPPCSS, translated from the exons ATGGATCTTCTCTTGGAAAAGAGTATAAAACCATGTTCATCATTGTCTACATCTTTCGGAGACGGTTCGGTCTCGACAAAAGCTGCTAGTGGCCAACATAGTAATGTTTCTCAAAGTGAAGAAAGTAAGAGGGTTTTGTTACAAGATGAGGTGATCATTAGGGCTGCAGGCTTAAGTGATGCAAACCAAGTTGTTGAAATGATAGGGGAAAGTGTAGGAAGTTGTGGTGTGAGTAGTGCAGATTGTTGTAGGATAATCAAGGCTGCTCTTGAGTGTAACAATACTCACTTGGCTCTCTCTATCTTTGCTGCTATGCGCTCTTCTGCCTTTGATCAAG GTGTACAGGAGAATGGTAGTTTTGTTGGGAGGTGGAGATGGGCGAGGCCAGAATTAAGCGTGTACACCACATTAGTGATTGGTCTAGCAACTTCATTGAGGGTTTCGGATGCCCTTAAAATAGTTGATGATATATGCCGAGTTGGACTTTCTTCAGTAGAAGAG GTCCCTTTTGGATCTCCTTTCCCGACAACCCCTCCCTGTTCCTCCTGA